The following proteins are co-located in the Myroides profundi genome:
- a CDS encoding DUF4129 domain-containing protein: MKRFLFILLFLSFATPHFGQVEQDTIVSDVEFSQDEEDTSATAHEAGVIKAKPINVLPYLEETSTDIVLTKFETDYKKKYKKDPDFDYKEELNKDSIWKRFKRWLNQQLTDFFRQFDIDYETSSRLQVFYRIAGTLVIILLIYYIVRAVIQKDAYWLFKKSAKKMEIQVDEIELNLKVVDFPSLLSKTIAEQQYRLSIRYYYLWLLQRLQEKEEIEWHIEKTNSDYQNEIKDSKLKEDFRYLSYLYNNIWYGEFEIEESEFNHAKQSFDTILKQS, translated from the coding sequence ATGAAGAGATTCTTATTTATACTATTATTTTTATCATTTGCTACGCCTCATTTTGGGCAGGTAGAACAGGATACTATTGTATCTGATGTAGAATTTTCACAAGATGAAGAAGACACCTCTGCGACTGCTCATGAAGCTGGAGTTATCAAGGCTAAGCCTATCAATGTACTTCCATACTTAGAAGAGACGAGTACAGATATAGTACTTACTAAATTTGAGACAGATTATAAAAAGAAATACAAGAAAGATCCTGACTTCGATTATAAAGAAGAACTTAACAAAGACTCTATTTGGAAGCGCTTTAAGCGATGGTTAAATCAGCAATTAACTGACTTCTTTAGACAATTTGATATTGACTATGAAACAAGTAGCCGTTTACAAGTTTTTTATAGAATAGCAGGAACACTAGTTATCATTCTTTTAATTTATTATATCGTAAGAGCTGTTATTCAGAAAGATGCCTATTGGTTATTCAAGAAGAGCGCTAAAAAGATGGAGATACAGGTCGATGAAATTGAGTTAAACCTTAAAGTTGTAGACTTCCCTTCTCTATTAAGCAAGACCATTGCGGAACAACAATACCGTCTAAGTATTCGTTACTATTACCTATGGCTTCTACAGAGATTACAAGAAAAAGAGGAGATCGAATGGCATATCGAAAAAACGAACTCTGACTATCAAAATGAAATTAAAGATAGCAAACTAAAAGAGGATTTCAGGTATCTTTCATATCTATATAACAATATATGGTATGGAGAATTTGAAATAGAGGAATCTGAGTTTAACCATGCAAAACAGTCATTTGACACTATACTAAAACAAAGCTAA
- a CDS encoding stage II sporulation protein M, producing the protein MREVAFIKYNKEKWIEYEHTIYSNSIHKPDYLADMYIQLMNDLSYAQTYYPKSKVTQYLNILAAQTYQKIYKTKRIEENRLVYFFKTEVPLVVHENRNYLYFSVLTFLIIVGIGFVSAHYDLEFIRLILGDHYVNLTLDNIQNDDAMGIYKSGSNWGSFVGIAFNNLYVSLQFFIYGIFAGLGTLFYLLYNGIMLGAFQYMFIRENAFMDSFRGIWLHGAIEITGIIIEAFAGFVFGGSLLFPKTFSRKNSFIRGFKNGFKIFLAMVPFVITAAFIEGFITRYAKEMPDVLNYIIILGTFSIIIYYFFIYPRRVYSKLIKL; encoded by the coding sequence ATGAGAGAAGTCGCTTTTATCAAATATAATAAAGAAAAATGGATTGAATATGAACATACAATATATTCTAACTCAATTCATAAACCTGATTACTTAGCCGATATGTACATTCAGTTAATGAATGACTTATCCTATGCACAAACTTATTATCCCAAGAGTAAAGTTACACAATATCTCAATATTTTAGCAGCGCAAACTTATCAAAAAATTTACAAAACAAAACGTATTGAGGAAAATAGACTTGTTTATTTCTTTAAGACAGAAGTACCTCTAGTTGTACATGAAAATCGTAATTATCTTTACTTTTCTGTACTAACCTTTCTGATTATTGTAGGTATTGGTTTTGTTTCTGCTCATTATGATTTAGAGTTTATTCGTTTAATATTAGGAGATCATTATGTTAATCTAACGTTAGATAATATACAGAATGATGACGCGATGGGTATCTATAAATCTGGTAGTAACTGGGGAAGCTTTGTAGGTATAGCGTTTAACAATCTATATGTATCTCTACAATTTTTTATATACGGAATCTTCGCTGGGTTAGGCACACTATTCTATCTACTCTATAATGGCATTATGCTAGGTGCGTTTCAATATATGTTTATCAGAGAAAATGCTTTTATGGATAGCTTTAGAGGGATATGGTTACATGGAGCTATAGAGATCACAGGGATTATCATTGAGGCATTTGCAGGCTTTGTATTTGGGGGAAGTCTTCTATTTCCTAAAACCTTCTCGAGAAAGAATTCCTTTATTCGAGGGTTTAAGAATGGATTTAAAATATTCTTAGCGATGGTACCATTCGTTATCACAGCTGCTTTTATAGAGGGCTTTATAACACGCTATGCTAAAGAGATGCCTGATGTGCTAAACTATATTATTATACTAGGTACATTCTCTATCATTATTTATTACTTCTTCATCTATCCGAGAAGAGTATATTCAAAACTTATTAAATTATAA
- a CDS encoding RDD family protein, translated as MANLTINTTQNIKIEFKTASLGERMLASILDLIFKGLYLILIFYIVSQLRIVNAFIDEWSRIAVMILIASPALFYTLFFETIMQGATPGKKIMRIKVIKIDGYEASVIDYASRWVMRLVDFWIGSAAVGLITIVCTDKSQRLGDILAGTAVISTKERLLLSSTIFQEVEEKYTPLFAQVLSLTDKDVYIIKEALTTFKANRDHELLEKLVLKLKSVLGIGEIKTLSDQEFIETVLKDYNYLTAKV; from the coding sequence ATGGCTAATTTAACAATAAATACAACACAAAATATCAAAATAGAATTTAAAACTGCATCTCTTGGTGAAAGAATGTTAGCTTCTATTTTAGATCTTATTTTTAAGGGATTGTATTTGATTTTGATTTTTTATATTGTAAGTCAACTAAGAATAGTTAATGCTTTTATAGATGAATGGTCTAGAATCGCGGTTATGATCCTCATCGCTTCGCCTGCTTTGTTTTATACTTTATTTTTTGAGACGATTATGCAAGGAGCTACTCCTGGTAAGAAGATCATGAGGATTAAGGTGATTAAGATAGATGGGTATGAAGCTTCTGTGATAGACTATGCTAGCCGTTGGGTAATGAGACTAGTTGATTTTTGGATAGGTTCAGCAGCAGTTGGTTTGATTACTATTGTATGTACAGATAAGAGTCAGCGATTAGGTGATATTTTAGCAGGTACAGCAGTTATTTCTACCAAAGAAAGATTACTTTTGTCATCCACTATTTTTCAGGAAGTAGAGGAGAAGTACACCCCATTATTTGCGCAGGTGTTAAGTTTGACAGATAAAGATGTTTATATTATAAAAGAAGCTTTAACTACTTTTAAAGCCAATAGAGATCACGAGCTATTAGAGAAGCTAGTACTAAAACTTAAGAGCGTACTAGGTATAGGCGAGATCAAGACACTCTCAGATCAGGAGTTTATAGAAACCGTATTAAAAGACTACAATTATTTAACAGCTAAGGTTTAG
- a CDS encoding trimeric intracellular cation channel family protein — protein MFNFFDILDLLGTLAFAISGALAGRERRLDLFGMTILAFATAIGGGTIRDMMIGWTPVMWLTNLSYFYVTLLGVAMAIVFYKKFNFLRYSLFLFDTIGIAVFTLIGIEKGMTVGLHPIICVTLGTITACFGGVIRDILANKIPLIFKQEIYATACILGGLVYYLLNYFELSKDILYVGTAGIIILIRVLAVKYKWSLPFANV, from the coding sequence ATGTTTAATTTTTTCGATATTTTAGATTTGCTCGGAACATTAGCTTTTGCAATTTCGGGAGCATTAGCAGGGCGCGAAAGAAGGTTAGACCTGTTTGGGATGACTATTTTAGCATTCGCGACAGCTATTGGAGGAGGGACTATCAGAGATATGATGATCGGATGGACACCTGTGATGTGGCTTACTAATCTTAGTTATTTTTATGTCACTCTATTAGGGGTAGCTATGGCTATCGTGTTCTATAAGAAGTTTAACTTCTTGCGTTATTCTCTTTTCCTATTTGATACCATAGGTATAGCTGTGTTTACATTAATCGGTATAGAGAAAGGGATGACAGTGGGTTTACACCCGATTATCTGTGTTACCTTAGGTACGATTACTGCTTGTTTTGGAGGGGTTATTCGCGATATTTTAGCGAATAAGATTCCACTTATTTTTAAACAGGAGATATATGCCACAGCATGTATCCTTGGAGGTTTAGTTTATTATTTACTAAATTATTTTGAGCTGAGTAAGGACATATTATACGTAGGTACAGCAGGTATTATTATTCTGATTAGAGTATTAGCTGTGAAGTATAAGTGGAGTTTACCATTTGCGAATGTGTAA
- a CDS encoding mechanosensitive ion channel domain-containing protein, with amino-acid sequence MLKEYYTEIIATVITLALYIPCRKLVGYIIRSFSTKEQRKDSRVLLIIRLFNTLLSVIFLILILTIWGVKPENFMVTLTSVFTVIGVAMFAQWSLLSNITAGILLFFSFPFRIGDTIRLQDKDFPIEAKIIDIKAFCTILLTTENEKISYPNSLLLQKGIVIVNKKEDIDNPTI; translated from the coding sequence ATGCTAAAAGAATATTACACAGAGATTATAGCGACTGTAATTACCTTAGCTCTATACATTCCATGTAGAAAATTAGTAGGATATATCATCCGATCTTTCTCTACTAAAGAACAGCGTAAAGATAGCCGAGTACTACTGATCATCAGATTATTCAATACTCTCCTATCTGTTATTTTTCTAATTCTCATACTAACTATTTGGGGAGTTAAACCAGAGAATTTTATGGTTACACTTACATCTGTATTTACAGTAATAGGTGTAGCAATGTTCGCTCAGTGGTCTTTATTAAGTAATATCACTGCCGGAATCTTATTATTCTTCTCATTTCCATTTAGAATAGGAGATACCATCAGATTACAAGATAAAGATTTTCCTATAGAAGCTAAGATCATTGATATCAAAGCATTCTGTACGATATTACTCACTACAGAGAATGAGAAAATCTCTTATCCAAACAGTTTATTATTACAAAAGGGAATCGTTATAGTCAATAAAAAAGAGGATATAGATAACCCTACCATATAA
- a CDS encoding Maf family nucleotide pyrophosphatase, producing MLNKLLKDYNIVLGSNSPRRKQYLTDLGFSFTVRASDIDESYPEELVREQITDYIAKAKADAIELQHDNEIIITSDTTVWNNHTSLGKPENRDEAYTMLKSLCGHEHEVISSVCLKSKDRVSVFHCITKVSFSDLSDEALYFYIDQYKPYDKAGAYGIQEWIGLVGIDRIDGSYTNIVGLPTKELVEELLKFIKK from the coding sequence ATGCTTAATAAGCTATTAAAGGATTATAATATCGTACTAGGATCTAACTCTCCTAGACGTAAACAATATTTAACTGACTTGGGATTCTCTTTTACAGTTCGAGCTTCAGATATAGACGAGTCTTATCCTGAAGAACTAGTAAGAGAACAAATCACCGACTATATCGCTAAAGCTAAGGCTGATGCTATAGAACTACAGCATGATAACGAAATCATCATCACCAGTGATACTACAGTGTGGAATAATCATACCTCACTAGGCAAACCTGAGAACAGAGACGAAGCCTATACGATGCTGAAGAGCTTATGTGGTCATGAGCATGAAGTGATTAGTTCTGTATGCTTAAAGAGCAAGGATAGAGTAAGTGTGTTTCACTGTATTACTAAAGTGAGTTTCTCTGACCTATCTGATGAAGCCCTCTATTTCTATATAGACCAGTACAAACCTTATGACAAGGCGGGTGCTTACGGCATACAAGAATGGATAGGATTAGTTGGAATAGATAGAATAGATGGCTCATATACTAATATAGTAGGCTTACCTACTAAAGAGCTTGTTGAAGAATTACTGAAATTCATTAAGAAATAA
- a CDS encoding KdsC family phosphatase produces the protein MSKHFKEIMNDITTFIFDVDGVLTDGTVHVTQEGNLLREMYIRDGYAMKAAIENGYNVCIISGGSNEGVRTRFANLGVKDIYLGVPDKVKVFKEYIAANNINPDTVLYMGDDIPDYHIMQEVALPTAPQDAAPEIKRISKYISHLNGGRGAVRDVIEQVMKTQQKWFQHFNAKFD, from the coding sequence ATGTCTAAACATTTTAAAGAAATAATGAATGACATCACTACATTCATATTTGATGTAGATGGTGTATTAACGGATGGTACTGTACACGTAACGCAAGAAGGAAATTTACTAAGAGAAATGTACATTAGAGACGGGTATGCAATGAAAGCTGCTATCGAAAACGGATATAATGTATGTATCATCTCAGGAGGTAGTAATGAAGGTGTACGTACAAGGTTTGCTAACCTTGGTGTGAAAGACATCTACTTAGGAGTACCTGATAAAGTAAAAGTATTTAAAGAATATATAGCTGCTAATAATATCAATCCTGATACTGTATTATACATGGGAGATGATATACCTGACTATCATATCATGCAAGAGGTAGCGCTACCTACTGCTCCTCAGGATGCTGCACCAGAAATAAAAAGAATCTCTAAATATATCTCTCACCTTAACGGTGGTAGAGGGGCTGTCAGAGATGTGATCGAACAAGTAATGAAAACACAACAGAAGTGGTTTCAACACTTTAACGCTAAATTTGACTAA
- a CDS encoding Rossmann-like and DUF2520 domain-containing protein: protein MITISILGSGKVAHHLILNFLEHDNICLQQVYARTPNKVKNLVSQNQIISDINELKPADIFIIAVSDDAIEEVSSAIPLKDAFVVHTSGTKPMSSIANTSRKGVFYMLQTFSIDKEVDFSLIPYCIEASNKQDFELLEKLALSFSERVYKISTDQRQSIHLAAVFVNNFTNHLFKLGEDICKENMVPFDILKPLILETATKVQTLSPREAQTGPAARNDQGTIDRHLEALNDPIKKEIYQLITNSIQNN from the coding sequence ATGATTACAATATCCATTTTAGGTTCTGGCAAAGTTGCTCATCACTTGATACTAAACTTTTTAGAACACGACAATATTTGTTTACAACAAGTGTATGCACGAACTCCTAACAAAGTTAAGAACTTAGTCTCTCAGAATCAAATTATTTCAGATATCAATGAGCTAAAACCTGCAGATATTTTTATCATTGCAGTCAGTGATGATGCTATAGAAGAAGTCTCTTCAGCTATCCCTTTAAAAGACGCTTTTGTGGTGCATACCTCAGGGACTAAGCCTATGAGTTCTATTGCTAACACAAGTAGAAAAGGAGTCTTCTATATGCTACAGACCTTCTCGATAGATAAAGAGGTTGATTTCAGCCTTATTCCTTATTGTATCGAAGCTAGTAACAAACAAGATTTTGAACTTTTAGAGAAGTTAGCTTTATCTTTTTCTGAAAGAGTATATAAGATCTCTACTGATCAGAGACAGTCTATACATCTAGCAGCAGTATTTGTAAACAATTTTACAAATCATCTTTTTAAACTAGGAGAAGATATTTGTAAAGAGAATATGGTTCCTTTTGACATCCTAAAGCCTCTTATCTTAGAGACAGCGACTAAGGTACAGACCTTATCACCTAGAGAAGCACAGACAGGACCAGCTGCACGTAATGATCAAGGAACTATAGACCGTCACCTAGAAGCGCTAAATGACCCTATAAAAAAAGAAATATATCAACTTATAACTAATTCAATACAAAATAACTAA
- a CDS encoding group III truncated hemoglobin — translation MRKDIENIEDIKVLVDTFYGRVQENEFIGPIFNSKLDGRWPEHLEKMYAFWQTILLEEYTYRGKPFPPHAQLPVEGEHFEEWKRIFNATVDELYEGKIADEAKWRAERMAAMFLSKIEYFREAGMKPLE, via the coding sequence ATGAGAAAAGATATAGAAAACATAGAAGATATTAAGGTATTAGTAGATACCTTTTATGGAAGAGTACAGGAGAATGAGTTTATAGGGCCTATTTTTAATAGTAAACTAGATGGAAGATGGCCTGAGCACTTAGAGAAAATGTATGCTTTCTGGCAAACTATTCTTCTAGAAGAGTATACATATAGAGGCAAACCTTTTCCTCCACACGCACAATTACCTGTAGAAGGCGAGCATTTTGAAGAATGGAAAAGGATCTTCAATGCTACTGTAGATGAGCTGTATGAAGGAAAGATAGCTGATGAAGCGAAGTGGCGTGCAGAGCGTATGGCTGCGATGTTCTTAAGTAAGATAGAATACTTCAGAGAAGCAGGGATGAAGCCATTAGAATAA
- a CDS encoding alpha-ketoglutarate-dependent dioxygenase AlkB family protein codes for MDLFSDYSQEFTNILPYDGEVDYYGIVFNKEQCDHYYDQLLTHVAWQCDQAIIFGKKVTTKRKVAWYGDIPFSYTYSNITKTALVWTEELLALKKIVEEKTGETYNSCLLNLYHTGEEGMAWHSDGEKDLKKHGAIASLSFGAVRKFAFKHKENGVKIDIILDNGSLLVMKGTTQENWLHRLPPTKVVHTPRINLTFRTIEIKESV; via the coding sequence ATGGATTTGTTTAGTGATTATAGTCAGGAGTTTACGAATATTCTTCCTTATGATGGAGAAGTAGATTACTATGGTATCGTATTTAATAAAGAGCAGTGTGACCACTATTACGATCAACTTTTGACTCATGTAGCTTGGCAATGTGATCAGGCTATTATCTTTGGGAAGAAAGTAACTACTAAGCGAAAGGTGGCTTGGTATGGCGATATTCCATTTAGTTATACGTATTCGAATATTACAAAGACAGCTTTGGTCTGGACAGAAGAGTTATTAGCATTAAAAAAGATAGTAGAGGAGAAGACAGGTGAGACTTATAATTCATGTCTTCTAAATCTGTATCATACAGGAGAAGAAGGAATGGCGTGGCATAGCGATGGAGAGAAGGATTTAAAAAAACATGGAGCTATAGCTTCTTTGAGCTTTGGAGCAGTCCGAAAGTTTGCTTTCAAGCACAAAGAGAATGGGGTTAAGATTGATATTATCTTAGACAATGGAAGTCTATTAGTTATGAAAGGGACTACACAAGAAAATTGGCTACATAGATTACCTCCTACAAAAGTGGTTCATACTCCACGTATTAATCTTACCTTTAGAACCATCGAAATAAAAGAATCAGTATAA
- a CDS encoding Crp/Fnr family transcriptional regulator, translating into MRKESFSTLSNVIKQDLWKSLSLLVQEQTLENKEMLISEGEVADKIVWIKKGVLRSYFLLESGEERTYCITFDESMMTAMTSFISGQPSKENIQSIGQTELYVLYKADVDKLCADSIVWTNFFKQLLEEQFMELEEKLFDIQRLEAKDRYLKLLQHHPHYIQQIPGIYLASFLNITPRHLSRIRKEVHL; encoded by the coding sequence ATGAGAAAGGAGTCATTTAGTACACTGTCTAATGTGATAAAACAAGATTTATGGAAGTCTCTATCTCTATTAGTGCAAGAACAAACGTTAGAAAATAAAGAAATGCTGATAAGTGAAGGAGAAGTGGCTGATAAGATAGTATGGATAAAAAAAGGTGTCTTACGTTCTTATTTTTTATTAGAAAGCGGAGAAGAGCGCACGTATTGTATCACCTTTGATGAAAGTATGATGACAGCGATGACTTCCTTTATATCAGGGCAACCATCTAAAGAGAATATACAGTCTATAGGCCAAACAGAATTATATGTACTCTATAAAGCAGATGTAGATAAATTATGTGCTGATAGTATAGTGTGGACTAACTTCTTTAAACAGTTATTAGAAGAGCAGTTTATGGAATTAGAAGAAAAACTGTTTGATATTCAACGTCTGGAGGCTAAAGATAGATATCTGAAGTTACTTCAGCATCATCCTCACTATATACAGCAGATACCTGGTATATACTTAGCTTCATTTTTAAATATTACCCCAAGACACTTGAGTAGAATACGCAAGGAAGTACATTTATAG
- a CDS encoding alpha/beta hydrolase, with protein MNIDKELLIALSLSAWTQIPYDSLLESNPQQIRIAEERLMLEEGAITIPSDIEVYNQLISTSYDTSLKIRIYKPREIDKPLPVVLFLHGGAFIFGSPEQYDFQLIDLVREAQVIIVSVDYRLAPEHPFPAALEDSVSTLEWCYNNIEAIGGNKQNIGVMGSSAGGTIALSLLHLNRDHYNIPISNAFILYPPTSDEMNTPSMDTYAHAPMQSKKSATYMWKHYLSGDRNKWREYAVPNKMQNYRQLPPMTMVLAEYDPLIDEAKQYVASIENNGGEVTVLEVKGAVHTFDFFECKLTDDFTKYKIAYFKQLHLK; from the coding sequence ATGAATATAGATAAAGAACTATTGATAGCACTGTCTTTAAGCGCTTGGACACAGATACCTTATGACTCTCTTTTAGAGTCTAATCCTCAGCAAATACGCATCGCGGAAGAACGATTAATGCTAGAGGAGGGAGCTATAACTATACCTTCTGATATAGAGGTATATAATCAACTGATCTCGACATCCTATGATACTTCTCTTAAAATAAGAATATATAAGCCAAGAGAAATAGATAAACCCTTGCCTGTGGTTTTGTTTTTACATGGAGGAGCTTTTATTTTTGGAAGTCCAGAGCAGTATGATTTTCAATTAATAGATCTTGTACGAGAGGCGCAGGTGATTATAGTATCTGTTGATTATCGATTAGCACCAGAGCATCCTTTTCCGGCTGCTTTAGAAGATAGTGTAAGCACGCTAGAATGGTGTTATAATAATATAGAGGCTATAGGAGGAAATAAACAGAATATAGGTGTGATGGGAAGTAGTGCAGGAGGAACAATAGCGTTATCACTCTTACACTTAAATAGAGATCATTATAATATCCCAATAAGCAATGCTTTTATTCTATATCCTCCTACTTCAGATGAAATGAATACACCTTCTATGGATACTTATGCTCATGCACCTATGCAATCTAAGAAAAGTGCAACCTATATGTGGAAACATTATTTGTCAGGGGATAGGAATAAGTGGAGGGAATATGCAGTACCTAATAAGATGCAGAATTACCGACAACTACCGCCTATGACAATGGTACTAGCAGAGTATGATCCTCTAATAGATGAAGCAAAACAGTATGTAGCTTCTATAGAGAACAACGGAGGAGAAGTGACAGTCTTAGAAGTAAAAGGAGCTGTGCATACTTTTGACTTCTTTGAGTGTAAGCTAACAGATGATTTTACGAAGTATAAGATAGCGTATTTTAAACAATTACATTTGAAGTAA
- a CDS encoding Crp/Fnr family transcriptional regulator, protein MKNFIQHIEKFVGTLSTSERDSVLSYFELIKVKKKETVLKADMLCDKLFFVEVGCLRSYYMKSNGIEQTIDFAIENWWLTDNMAFEQHTNSNFYIQAVEKSEVIVITREQFALLLEKHPIMEKYYRQVFQRAYAAAQYRVKYLYEFSREELYFHFEDRFPEFIQRIPQYLLASYLGFSPEYLSEIKKKRFS, encoded by the coding sequence ATGAAAAACTTTATACAACATATCGAAAAATTTGTAGGGACTTTATCTACATCAGAGAGAGATTCTGTTTTATCTTATTTTGAGCTTATTAAGGTCAAAAAGAAAGAGACTGTTTTAAAAGCAGATATGCTTTGTGATAAATTGTTCTTTGTGGAAGTGGGGTGCTTGAGAAGCTATTATATGAAGAGTAATGGTATAGAACAAACTATTGATTTTGCTATAGAGAATTGGTGGTTAACAGATAATATGGCTTTTGAACAGCATACGAATAGTAACTTCTATATTCAAGCAGTAGAGAAGTCAGAAGTAATCGTGATTACTAGAGAACAATTTGCTCTACTATTAGAGAAACACCCTATTATGGAGAAGTACTATAGACAAGTTTTTCAACGTGCGTATGCAGCCGCTCAGTATAGAGTGAAGTATCTATACGAATTTAGTCGTGAAGAACTATACTTCCACTTCGAAGATCGATTTCCAGAGTTTATACAGCGTATTCCTCAGTATTTATTGGCTTCATATTTAGGGTTTAGCCCAGAGTACTTAAGTGAAATAAAGAAGAAGAGATTTTCTTAA
- a CDS encoding carboxymuconolactone decarboxylase family protein, translating to MRKTIYGVQPKAYEGMLLLEKYLNESELTPIHKELIKIRASQLNGCGYCLDIHTQDALKYGESTRRLFVLAGWQETELFTEEERVILEMTEAVTFIHQGGISDALYAQAEKLFGEVYLAQLIMCMVTINAWNRIGVATHLKAK from the coding sequence ATGAGAAAAACAATTTATGGTGTACAGCCTAAGGCGTATGAAGGAATGTTATTATTAGAAAAGTACTTGAACGAGTCTGAATTAACACCTATACATAAAGAGCTGATAAAGATTAGAGCATCTCAGCTAAATGGATGTGGGTACTGCTTAGATATCCATACACAAGACGCTTTAAAGTATGGAGAGTCTACTAGACGCCTATTCGTATTAGCGGGATGGCAAGAAACAGAGCTGTTTACAGAAGAAGAACGTGTGATTCTTGAGATGACTGAAGCGGTTACGTTTATTCATCAAGGAGGAATTAGTGATGCATTATATGCGCAAGCAGAGAAGTTGTTTGGTGAAGTGTATTTAGCACAACTTATTATGTGCATGGTCACTATAAATGCGTGGAATAGGATAGGAGTAGCCACTCATCTTAAAGCAAAGTAA
- a CDS encoding PH domain-containing protein: protein MFENKQIDIDALPQVEQVMFKNLDSRYRTVVGIRLIIISIIILLIAFTPYIFQYLTSEPLLNEALLYSFMGLGVVLIILICIISMKGVAMKGYALREQDIIYKTGIINRSQTVIPFNRVQHVGVYEGALLRVFNLCTVEFFTAGGALGDLKITGISKEEGERLKAYVIQKITKSPQQALRTNLDIVEHSHESVHE, encoded by the coding sequence ATGTTTGAAAATAAACAAATCGATATCGATGCATTACCTCAAGTAGAGCAAGTAATGTTTAAAAACTTAGATTCTAGGTATCGAACAGTAGTCGGGATAAGGTTAATAATAATTTCTATTATTATTTTACTAATTGCTTTTACACCTTATATTTTTCAGTATTTGACGAGTGAACCTTTGTTGAATGAAGCATTGTTATACTCATTTATGGGATTAGGAGTTGTATTGATTATTCTGATATGTATTATCTCTATGAAGGGAGTAGCAATGAAAGGCTATGCGCTACGTGAGCAAGATATTATTTATAAAACAGGTATTATTAACAGATCTCAGACTGTTATTCCTTTTAATAGAGTGCAGCATGTAGGAGTATATGAAGGAGCTTTGTTACGTGTATTTAATTTATGTACCGTGGAGTTTTTTACTGCTGGAGGAGCATTAGGCGATCTCAAGATAACAGGGATATCTAAAGAGGAGGGAGAGCGACTAAAAGCGTATGTTATACAGAAGATAACGAAGTCTCCTCAACAGGCTTTAAGGACTAATCTAGATATTGTAGAACACTCACACGAATCTGTTCATGAATAA